CTGGCAATTCTCACGATTCTCGAGGTGCTGGTGGCCTTCCTGGCGATCCCGAAGTGGATGATCGTGGTGTCGCTGCTCATCATGGCCGTCTGGAAGGCGCTCCTCGTCGCGCTGTACTACATGCACCTGAAGTTCGAGCCCAACCGCCTGCGGCTCGTCGCGCTGGCGCCGCTGCCGGCCGTGGCCATCATGATCATCGCGATCATGATGGAGTACGTGTAGGCGCCGACCCCGCCGTGGAGGCCGGGAGTCTTCTGAAGGCCCGGATCCCGCTCGACGGGATCTCGAGAGGGGTCCACTCGATTCGCGGGACGCTCCCCTCGTACGTGGAGCTCACGAAGCCGCGCATCACGGCGCTCGTCGTCGCGAGCGCGGCCGCCGGTTTCCTCCTGGGCGCAGCGAGCTTCGACCTCGCAGTGTTCGCCCACGCCATGGCCGGCGTGGCGCTCGTCGCCTCCGGGACGAGCGCGATGAACCAGGTGCTGGAACGGGATGTGGACGCGCTCATGGGGCGAACCCGCGCGCGGCCCCTGCCGGCCGGCCGGATCGCGGCGCCGCCGGCCGCGGTCGTCTCCGGGGTCCTGGCCGCGGCGGGGATCGTCTGGCTGTGGCTCGCGGTCAATCCGATCACGGCGGGCCTCGCGCTCGCCACCTTCATCTCCTACGACTTCGTCTACACGCCACTCAAGCGCGTGCACTCGCTCTCCACCGTGGTGGGCGCGGTGCCCGGCGCGCTGCCGATCCTCGGTGGCTGGACCGCCGCCACCGGGCAGTTCGGGCTCGGCGGCTGGGCGCTGTTCGCGATCCTCTTCGTCTGGCAGCTGCCGCACTTTCTCGC
This genomic stretch from Candidatus Palauibacter soopunensis harbors:
- a CDS encoding cytochrome C oxidase subunit IV family protein, with translation MSEAGGHAASAADDHAHEHPRYMLIWLYLAILTILEVLVAFLAIPKWMIVVSLLIMAVWKALLVALYYMHLKFEPNRLRLVALAPLPAVAIMIIAIMMEYV
- the cyoE gene encoding heme o synthase — protein: MEAGSLLKARIPLDGISRGVHSIRGTLPSYVELTKPRITALVVASAAAGFLLGAASFDLAVFAHAMAGVALVASGTSAMNQVLERDVDALMGRTRARPLPAGRIAAPPAAVVSGVLAAAGIVWLWLAVNPITAGLALATFISYDFVYTPLKRVHSLSTVVGAVPGALPILGGWTAATGQFGLGGWALFAILFVWQLPHFLALAWLLRDDYEAAGLRMLSVGDFEGRQTRRQALLYALTLIPVSLLPSVLGFTGVVYFAVALVLGGFFLWTAFRFACAATPANARGLFRASILYLPLLMAVLVLDKL